DNA sequence from the candidate division KSB1 bacterium genome:
AATTTATGAATCTAAAACAACTACAAGCGAACTTAACCAAAATATTTGGCCCGGAACGTTTACGAGTAAACGAACTATTAGTCAAACACTGCAACTGGCGAGTCGGCGGCCCGGCTGATTTATTTATTACTGTTCGAACGGCAGATGAGCTAACTCAGGCCGTACGCGCCGCGCGGCAGCAAGATCATAAACCCACCATTTTGGGGTTTGGTGCCAACGTACTGGTTTCCGACAAAGGCATTCGCGGACTGGTGATATTGAATCGAGCTCACCGAATTTCTTTTCAACAAAATCATATTGTTGAAGCTGACTCAGGTACCAACCTCGCTGTTCTAGCAAAAGAAGCTGCAAAACAAGGTGTTGGGGGCTTGGAGTTTCTCATCGGCATTCCCGGAACCGTTGGCGCAGCGGTTGCCGTGAACGCGGGTACCCGCCAGCAGTGGATCAGTACTTTAGTTGAAAAAGCTCTGGTTTTAACAAACAATGGACAAAAAACCTGGCTCAAGGGAGATGAATTGGAGTTTTCTTATCGAAATAGTAAACTCAAACAAACCGGCGAAGTCGTCATTACGGCAAGATTACAAGGAAAGCCGGATGAACCCCTAAACATAGAACGCAAACTGAAGGAAGAACTAAAAGTACGCAAAACGCAACCGACGGGGCCCAGTGCTGGTTCTGTGTTCACGAATCCCCCGGGTGATTTTGCAGGCAGGTTAATTGAAGCGTGCGAATTAAAAGGACTGCAAATAGGCGGTGCGCAGATTTCAGAGATGCATGCCAATTTTATTTTGAATCTCGGTGACGCAAAAGCAGGGGACATAAAAGAGGCT
Encoded proteins:
- the murB gene encoding UDP-N-acetylmuramate dehydrogenase, translating into MNLKQLQANLTKIFGPERLRVNELLVKHCNWRVGGPADLFITVRTADELTQAVRAARQQDHKPTILGFGANVLVSDKGIRGLVILNRAHRISFQQNHIVEADSGTNLAVLAKEAAKQGVGGLEFLIGIPGTVGAAVAVNAGTRQQWISTLVEKALVLTNNGQKTWLKGDELEFSYRNSKLKQTGEVVITARLQGKPDEPLNIERKLKEELKVRKTQPTGPSAGSVFTNPPGDFAGRLIEACELKGLQIGGAQISEMHANFILNLGDAKAGDIKEAIKKVKLEVAKKFNIQLEEEIRYLGEW